Genomic segment of Candidatus Polarisedimenticolia bacterium:
GCACATCCACCTGGGACAGCGGGGGGTGAACGGCGGCATCGCCGTCTTCCTCTGCTCGAACCTGGGGAACGGGCCGGAGGGGACGCCTCTCTGTCCAGGACCGCGGGCGGGGAGCGTGAGCCGCACCGTGACCGGCGCCGACATCGTCGGGCCGTCGGGGCAGGGGCTGACGACGGGCGAGTTTGCCGAGCTGCTGCGCGCCATCGACAAGAACGTGACCTATGCCAACGTCCACTCCACCAAGCACACGGGCGGTGAGATCCGCGGCCAGATCGAAACGGAGGACTGAGAGAGATTCACCCGGACCGCGCCGGCAGGCGGGCCAGCTCGAGCGTTTTCAGGAGGGTGTTCCAGTTGCGGAAGGTGCTCGTGGTCTTGAGCGTCGAGTCGAAATACTGCGCCGTCAGCCTGCTACGCGCCAGTCCGTTCGGGCACAAGAGATAGATCTCGCCGCCGCGCAGGACGAATCGATCCGGCCGCGAGCGATCGGGATCCAGAAGTGCCGCCCGCGAACGGCCGGGACGCTCCGCCAGGAAGACGACGTGCAAGGTCCTCGGGTCCGCACCGTTGCGCAGGAACGGGTTGCTCCTCGCGACCG
This window contains:
- a CDS encoding CHRD domain-containing protein, with the translated sequence MTRVGIVRLLAGLLVVGTVGALVSADDNARTLKATLKGFEEPPSVSSTGRGSFRATISEDGTALSYTLSYEDLEGDVQQSHIHLGQRGVNGGIAVFLCSNLGNGPEGTPLCPGPRAGSVSRTVTGADIVGPSGQGLTTGEFAELLRAIDKNVTYANVHSTKHTGGEIRGQIETED